Within the Luteimonas sp. JM171 genome, the region GCCGTTGGCGACCACGGCGCGCACGTACATGCCCGGCATCAGGATGTGGTCCGGGTTGTCCACCACCACCCGCAGGCCGAAGCTGCCGGTGGTGGGGTCGACGCTGACCTCGGAGAAGGCCAGTGTGCCCTCGTGCGGGAACGGGGTGCCGTCCTCGAGCAGGATGGTCACCGGGAACTCCCCGGTGCTCTCAATCCGGCCCGCCGCCAGCTCGCGGCGCAGGTCCAGCAGTTCGCTTGCGGACTGGGTGAGGTCGACGTGGATCGGGTCGAGCTGCTGGATGGTCGCCAGCGCCTGCTGCTGGTTGGCCGTCACCAGCGCGCCGGCGGTGACCGACGAGCGGCCGATCCGGCCCGAGATCGGGGCGGTGATCACCGCGCGCCCGAGGGTGACGTTGGCCGCATCCAGGGCGGCCCGGGCGGCGCCCACTTCCGCCTCCGCCTGGCGGGCGGCGGCCACGGCATTCTCGTATTCCTGCTCGGAGACGTAGCGGGTCCCGGCCAGCTCCTTCATCCGGCTCTCCAGCGAACGCGCGTTGACCAAGGCGGTCTCGGCGCGGGCCAGCTGCGCGCGGGCACTGGCGGCCGCGGCGCGGTAATCGGCGTCGTCGATGCGGTAAAGCGGCTCCCCTTCCTCCACCACCGTGCCCTCGGTGAACAGCCGCTCCTCGATGATCCCGTTGACCTGCGGCCGCACTTCGGCGACCAGGAAGCCGCTGGTGCGGCCCGGGAGTTCACGCGTCAGAGTGACGGTTTCGGACTCCAGGGTGACCACCGACACTTCCGGAGGCGGCGGCTGGGCGGGCTCCCCACCTTCTCCGCAGGCCGCAAGCGCCAGGGACATGAACAGGGCAGGAAGGACCAGGCGAACGTGGGGTTTGCGCATCGTGGGGGCTCGGGCTGGAAAGGAAAAACCGCCGGGGCTGACCCCGGCGGAACCGCAGTAGAATGAACGATCATTCTCACTTGGTCAAACGGTATGCCGCAACGCAGCATCCCGCGTTCAGCTTCCAGCGCCCTTTTTCCCAAAGCGTCAGCCGGGGCCTGGCTCCTTCCGGTCCAGGAGGCCGCCAGCGATACCACCTCCATTGAAGACAGCGCGTGAATCCCCGGGCCCGGAAGTGGCCCTGCCCCTGCGCCGGACAGCAGGCAGCTCAGCCCAGCGCCGCGATGTACTCGGCCATCCGCTGCCGGCCGGCCTCGTCAGGCAGCCGGCCGGTGGCCGCGCCGAGGTTGTCGATCATGTGTGCGGGCCGGCTGGTGGACGGCGTGGCCGCCGTCACCACCGGGTTGGAAACGACGAACTTGAGGAAGAACTGCCCCCAGGTGGCGATGTCCCACTCGGCGGCCCACTCCGGCACCTGCCGGCCGTCGACCTGCTCCCACAGCCGCCGGCGCCCGAAGGGCGCGTATACCAGCACGCCGATGCCGCGCTCGGCGGCCAGGGGGAAGATCCGCTCCTCCATGGTGCGGTTGTCGATTGCGTAATCCACCCCGATGAAATCGAGCGGCTCGTTGCGCATCAGCGCCTCCAGGTCCGCGTACTGGCGCGGGAAGGTGGTGGTGATGCCCACGTAGCGGATGCGGCCTGCCTGCTTGTACTCGTTGAGCAGTCCCAGCTGGGTCGCCGGATCGGCCATGTTGTGGACCTGCACCAGGTCGATCGGATCCTTGCCCACGCGCTGGAACGACTGCTCGAGCTGGGCACGCGCCGCGCCGGGATCGGCGCGGTCTCCGCCACGGGGGACGACGTTGAGCTTGGTGGCCCAGAACAGCC harbors:
- a CDS encoding efflux RND transporter periplasmic adaptor subunit, with product MRKPHVRLVLPALFMSLALAACGEGGEPAQPPPPEVSVVTLESETVTLTRELPGRTSGFLVAEVRPQVNGIIEERLFTEGTVVEEGEPLYRIDDADYRAAAASARAQLARAETALVNARSLESRMKELAGTRYVSEQEYENAVAAARQAEAEVGAARAALDAANVTLGRAVITAPISGRIGRSSVTAGALVTANQQQALATIQQLDPIHVDLTQSASELLDLRRELAAGRIESTGEFPVTILLEDGTPFPHEGTLAFSEVSVDPTTGSFGLRVVVDNPDHILMPGMYVRAVVANGVRQNAILVPQRGVARDPKGNTSVMLVNAEGVIENRPVVVSRTIGDQWLVEEGLSAGDRVVVEGLQKIQPGAQVEVVEFREQPAADQPAAQAPAPAGAGDAAQPDAAEPAADAADPQQ
- a CDS encoding aldo/keto reductase; the protein is MITRREYLKLAALAGVTLGVHPRLLLAADGPRETIARAIPGTDERLPVVGLGSSATFSRIAGEGDTDRIRAILQALVDNGGRVFDTAPSYGAAEEVAGQVARDAGLANRLFWATKLNVVPRGGDRADPGAARAQLEQSFQRVGKDPIDLVQVHNMADPATQLGLLNEYKQAGRIRYVGITTTFPRQYADLEALMRNEPLDFIGVDYAIDNRTMEERIFPLAAERGIGVLVYAPFGRRRLWEQVDGRQVPEWAAEWDIATWGQFFLKFVVSNPVVTAATPSTSRPAHMIDNLGAATGRLPDEAGRQRMAEYIAALG